Proteins co-encoded in one Candidatus Eisenbacteria bacterium genomic window:
- a CDS encoding TrbI/VirB10 family protein codes for MLVSTDAYDRHESPVTLVAGMRAFARMQSRISSESARVGDEFQATLTDPWLLGSRVVVPAGTRVLGEVSEVEPTGRGKHKARLVLRFTRLEPEDGEPVPLEAALIGGGALVGGIVGKITGNAGRGAVLGAAAGTGAAVATKGEPVVIRPGRALRVVLQRDVRIPVPSTRS; via the coding sequence TTGCTGGTGTCCACCGACGCCTACGATCGGCACGAATCCCCGGTCACCCTGGTGGCCGGGATGCGGGCCTTCGCCCGGATGCAGTCGCGCATCTCGAGCGAGAGCGCGCGGGTGGGCGATGAGTTCCAGGCCACGCTGACGGATCCGTGGCTGCTCGGCAGCCGCGTGGTGGTGCCGGCGGGCACCCGGGTCCTCGGCGAGGTGTCCGAGGTTGAGCCGACCGGCCGCGGCAAGCACAAGGCCCGGCTCGTCCTGCGCTTCACGCGCCTGGAGCCGGAGGACGGGGAGCCGGTGCCGCTGGAGGCCGCGCTCATCGGTGGCGGCGCGCTCGTGGGCGGCATCGTGGGCAAGATCACCGGGAACGCCGGGCGCGGGGCGGTGCTGGGCGCGGCCGCGGGGACCGGCGCGGCCGTCGCCACCAAGGGCGAGCCCGTGGTGATTCGCCCCGGTCGCGCGCTTCGCGTTGTCCTGCAGCGCGACGTGCGCATCCCGGTGCCGTCCACGCGGTCCTGA